The Pyxidicoccus trucidator sequence CAACTCCGGCGGCAGATACATGGCCAGGGATTCGAAGACCGCTTCGTATGACGGCAGCCCGTGCGCGTCGTGGGCGCAGAACGCGATGTGCGGCCTCTCGCGCGCGAGCTCGAGGAAGCGGGCTCCCGGCTCGGGCTCGGGGGAGACAAGCAGCATCACCCCGTGCCCGGGGTTGCCCAGATACGCGCCCACCGCGGGCAACAGCCGGCTCACCGGGCTGCGCACCGCCTGACGGAAGAAGGTGTCCGCCGAGTACAGCTCGAAGCCGGGGGCCTCGCGGGCGCTTTCCTCGTCCTTCCAGGGGTTGCGCTGCTGCACCGGGTGCGCGAGCACGGCCGTGCCCCCCGCCGCCGCCACCGCCTTCACCGCGTCTCCTGGCGGCATCCACGGGCGTACGCCTTCCAGCGGACGCTCCATGCCGAACGCGGCGAGGTGCCCCTCGGACGTGGAGATCTCCACTCCGGGCACCAGCAGGACTCCGTCCACCCAGGCCGGTGCGGGTGGCTTGAAGTCGTTGTGGTCGGTGAGCACCACGAAGTCCAGGCCCGCCGTCTTCGCCGCGCGCGCCACCTCCCCCGGCGTACCCCGCCCATCCGAGCGCGTGGTGTGCACATGGAAGGCGCCGCGCACCCAGGTCGGGGCGCCCGCCTTCGGCAGCACCACCGGGTAGCGCGCGCATGAGGCCGGCATCGCGAACAGGCCCGCGATTCCCAGCAGGAGCAGCAGGGTGCCCAGCACCGCCTGGACTCCCTTCGCCACCACCGTCCGGAACCGGCTCACGCCGCGCCCTTCTCTAGCGGGCCTTCCGTCTGCAGCTTCCACAGCGACGCGTAGCGCCCACCCCGCTGGAGCAGCTCGGCGTGCGTGCCGCTCTCCACCGCGCGCCCCGCCTCCATCACATGGAGCACGTCCGCGTTCACCACCGTGGACAGCCGGTGCGCAATCACCAGCGCCGTGCGTCCGGGCAACACCGCCGCCAGCGCCGCCTGCACCTCGCGCTCGCTCTCCGGGTCCAGGCTGCTCGTCGCCTCGTCCAGCACCAGCACCGGCGCCCGCGCCAGCACCGCCCGGGCGATGCACAGGCGCTGCCGCTGCCCACCGCTCAGCGTCACCCCGCGCTCGCCGATGCGCGTGTCGTAGCCCTCCGGCAGAGCGCGGATGAAGCCGTCCGCGTGCGCCACCCGGGCCGCCGCCTCCACCTCTTCCCGCGTGGCGTCCGGCCTCGCGTAGCGCAGGTTGTCCAGCACCGTGCCGTGGAAGAGCAGCGGCTCCTGCGTCACCAGCGCGAACTGCTCGCGCACGCTCTTCGCCGTGTACCGGTCCGCGTCCACCCCATCCAGCAGCAGCTGGCCCTTCTGGGGCCGCTCGAAGCGGAGCAGCATCGACGTCACCGTGCTCTTGCCACCGCCGCTACCGCCCACCAGCGCCGTCACCTGCCCCGCCTTCAGCTCCAGCGTCAGGCCGTCCAGCGCGACGCGCTCGCCATAGGAGAAGCGCACGCCCTCCAGCACGAGGTTCCGGGACAACGGCGGCGCCGGCACCGCGTCCGGCGCGTCCTCCACCGGGTGCTTCAGGTCCAGCAGCTCGAAGAGGCGCTCTCCCGCCGCACCCGCCTGCACCGCGAACTGCGTCACCCGGCCCAGCTCCTTCACCGGCTGGTACACCAGGATGACCGCCGTCAGCAGCGACAGCAGCGCCTCCGGCGGCATCAACCGCGCGCCCGCCGCGTAGGCCAGCGCTCCCGCCAGGGCCGCCGCCGCGAGCACCTCCATCAACCCGGGCACCGCGCCCCGCGCCCACGCCGCGCTCACCAGCGCCTTCTCGTGCGCCCGCGCGTGCGCCGAGAAGCGGGCCAGCTCCGCCTCCTGGCCGTTGAAGGCCTGGATGGTCCGCAGACCTCCCAGCCCCTCGTGAAGCTGCCCCGCCAGATTGCCGAGCTGCGTCTGCCCCTCACGCGTGCGCTTCAGCACCTTGCGCATCAGCCGCGACGCCGGCAGCGCCGCCAGCGGCACCACCAGCAGCATCACTCCGCCCAGCAGCGGGCTCATGGACAGCGCCACGCCCGTCAGGATGATGGCCTGCAGCGTGTCCCGCAGGTACGCGCCCACCGTGTACATGGCCGCCGCTTCCACCGCGGTGACGTCCGACGAGAAGCGGCTCAGCAGGTCGCCCGTCCGCTGCCGCGCCAGCTGAGACGGCGACAGCGAGGTGAGGCGCACGAACAGCTCGCGTCGCAGGTCCTTCGACACGCGCTGCGCGAACATCCCCATGAAGTAGAACTGCGTCAGGTACCCCACGCCCTTCGCCGCCCCCACCACCAGCATCAATACCGGGAAGCCCCACAGCGCCGCCTCGCGAGGCAGGTCCGCCAGCCAGGGCACCCGCTGCGCACTGGCAAAGCCCTCCTGCCCTCCCGACAGCAGGAAGCGCAGTGCCGGCCCCGTCAGGTACGCGTACGCCCCCACGGCCAGGCCCACCACCGCCGAGCCCACGAAGGCCACCACGAGCAAGCCCACGTGCGGGCGCGCATAGCGCAGCAACCGCAGCAGCACGGGAAACATGACTACCGTCCCACCTTGCGCAGCGCCGCCTTGGCGAGCTGCGAATAGGGGTTGTACTCCAGCACCTTGAGCAGCTTCTTGCGCGCCAGCGGCGCGTCCCCCAGGTCCGTGTCGATGATGGCCGCGATGATGTGCAGCCGCTCCACGTACGGCCCCAGCGAGAGCGCCTTCTTCAGCACCTTCTGCGCCTTCTGCGCACGCACCAGCAACGCCCCCGGCGCCGCCTGGTACGTGGCCCAGGCAAGCCAGGCGTAGTACTCCGGCTCGTTCGGGTTGTGCGTCACCGCCTCCTCGAACGCACGCATCGCCGTGGTGAAGTCCAGGCGCTTCAGCGCGGACTCGCCCCGGCGCAAGGCAATCTCCGCCTCCACCACCACCGCCGTGTTGCGCCCCACGTCCAGCCGGCTGAAGAGGTACTGGAGGTACGCCTTGCGCTTCTCGTCCACGCTCAGCACGCGGTACGAGGCCGACAGCTTCTCCTGCACCGACTCCAGCAAGTCCCTCAGGTCCAGGATGTCGTACTCGGCATACGTGTCGGGGTGAAAGCGCATCGCCGTCTCATGGTACGCGCGCTCCACCGCCTCCGTGTCCGCGGCGATGTCCAGCCCCAGGCTGCCGAAGTAGCTGCGAGTGATGATGCGGACCGCCTCCTCGCGCAGGGACGCCGCCGTCTCCAGCGGGAGCGCCTTGCGCTTGCGCGGAGCAATCCGGTCCGGCAGCACCGCGTTGGACAGCACGTCCGTCCCCGTGGCCACCGGTGTCGGGGAGAACGTCACCCCACCCGTCAGCTTGAGGAACCACAGCAGCGACACCGCCTTGCCCAGCTCCCCGCGGCCGTGCGCCAGCAAATCCCTCAGCACGATGCGGCCGTTGACCTGCATGGCAATCTTCAGGTCATCCGTGTCCAGCGCCATCGGCTGCAAGTCTCGGCCGAACTCGGACGAGCGCACCGGGTACTCGCCCAGGTTCCCTCGCAGCGAGGCCGCCATCACCTTCAGCGGGAAGCACCGCCGCGCGCCCGCCAGCACCGGCGCCAGGGGCGGCACCTCCACCGAGGCCACCTCGGCGGTGAACTCGTCACCCGAGTAGAAGGCGTAGCGCCCCTCGCGCATGCCCAGCACCCGCTCCAGCCGCTCCCGGGTGTAGTCGCGTAGCAGCTGCAACAGCTCCTCGCCCGCCGCCTCCACGCCCGCGTCCGCCAGCGCCGCGCCGATGCGCAGCCCGGACGCCAGCGCCTCCACCACCCGCTCCGACTGCGGCACGGTGAGGACCTTGCGGTCCACCAGGAAGCGCGGCAGCGAGTCCGCCTTCGACGAAGAGTCGTAGCTCACCGCCCCGCCGCGCAGGAAGTACACGCGCCGGCTCAAGTCCCGGTGCGCCGCCACCAACACGCCGTCGCGGCGCAGCCGGTAGAGCGAGTGGAGCAGCCCCGGCAGCGGATAGCCCCGCAAGTCACCCGAGTTCACCGCGGGCTTCGACAGCGTGGCCGACAGGCCGGTGGCCGGCACGGCCTGCGCCGCGCGGACCAGCGCCTCCAGCCTGGGCACCAGCTCGCCCGGCTTGAGGGGGTCCGCGATGTAGGCGTTCACCTTGAGGTCCAGCACCGCCGCCACGCCGCGCGCCCGGCCCAGGTGCCCCTTGTCGATGGCGACAATCGGCACCCTCGCACCCTGGCTGTGCGCCCGGATGAGGTGCACCACGTGCGCACCCTCGACGCGGGGCAGGTCCACCGCGAGCACCACCACCGCCGGGTTGTCCGCCGCGAAGTGCTCCATCGCCGTCACCGGGTCATTCACCGCGCGCACGGTGTACCCGGCCTGGGAGAGCAGGCCCTTCAGGTGCTCGAGCGTGGGGGGATGGCTCTCGGCGAGCAGAAGCGTCTTCAAGGCTGCCTCACTCTACACCTTCACCCGCTCCCGCATCAGGTACGATGCGCGCCCCTTCATGACGCCCCCGCCCCGCATCCTCGTCGTGGCCGGCGAGGCCTCCGGTGATACCCACGCCGCCGAGCTCGTCGCCGCCCTCCAGGCCCGCCGCCCGGACCTCACCTTCTTTGGCATGGGCGGCCCGCGCCTGGCCGCTCGGGGGGTGGAGCTGCTCTTCGACGCCCGCGAGGTGTCCGTCATGGGCATCACCGAGGTGCTCCCCCGCATCCCCCGCATCCTGCAAATCCTGAAGGGGCTGGCCAACGCCGCCGCCGAGCGCCGCCCGGATGTCGCCATCCTGGTGGACATCCCCGACTTCAACCTGAGGCTGGCGGAGAAGCTCAAGGCCCTCGGCGTCCCGGTCGCCTACTACGTCTCACCCATGATCTGGGCCTGGCGCCGGGGGCGGGTGCGCACCATCAAACGCCTGGTGGACCGGATGCTCTGCATCCTCCCCTTCGAGGAGGCCTTCTACCAGGAGGCCGGGGTGAGCGCCCGGTATGTGGGCAGCCCGGTGGTGGAGCAGGTACCCGCCCCGGACAGCCCCGCCGTCTTCCGCGAGCGCCTGGGGCTGGCGAAGGACGCCCCCACGCTCGCACTGCTGCCCGGCAGCCGGATGAGTGAAATCCGACGTCTGCTGCCCACCATGGTGGACGCGGCGAAGCGCCTCGCCGCCGAGCGCCCCGGGCTCCAGGTGGTGGTCCCCGTGGCCTCCACCATCCCCCGCGAGGAGGTGGAGTCCCGCTTCGCGGGCAGCGGCCTGTCCCCCATCCTGATTGAGGGGCGCGCCCCGGAGGTGGTGGGCGCCAGCGACGCGGCGGTGGTGGCGTCGGGCACCGCCGTGCTCGAAGCCGGACTGATGCAGCGTCCACTGGTGGTCGTCTACCGCGTCTCGCTCATCACCTACTGGGTGGGCCGGCTGATGCTGAAGGTGGCCTTCGTCTCGCTGGTCAACCTGCTGGCCGGCCGGAAGGTGGTGCCGGAGCTGCTCCAGGGGGAGATGACGCCCGAGCGCATCGCCGACGAGGTCCGCCGGGTATGGATGCCGGGGGCCCCCCGGGAGGAGATGCTGCGGGGGCTGGCGGAGATGCGCGGCCGACTGGGGGAGACCGGGGCCGCCACCCGAGCCGCGGAGGCCGTACTGGAGCTGCTGCCCCCGCGCCCCGTTTAGGGTATGTCCGGCCGGGTCATGAACCCTGCCCTGGTCTGCATCCCCACGTACAACGAGCGGGAAAACATCGAGGCCATCGTCCAGGCGGTGCTGAAGGCCGACGCCCGCGTGGACATCCTCGTCGTCGACGACAACTCGCCCGACGGCACGGGGCAGCTCGCCGACGGGCTCGCCGCGAAGGACTCGCGCGTGCGGGTGCTCCACCGCGAGAAAAAGGAGGGCCTGGGCCGCGCGTACCTCGCCGCCTTCCGCTGGGCCCTGGCCCAGGGCTACACGTACATCCTGGAGATGGACGCGGACTTCAGCCATGACCCGCGCTACCTCCCCGGCTTCCTCGACGCGGCCCAGGCGGGCGCGGACCTGGTGCTGGGCTCGCGCTACGTCACCGGCGGCGGCACCGTGAACTGGGGCGTCGGGCGGCAGATCATCAGCCGCGGCGGCAGCCTCTATGCCCGCTCGATTCTGGGCGTGGGCATCCGGGACCTCACCGGCGGCTTCAAGTGCTTCCACCGCCGGGTGCTGGAGTCCATCGACCTGGATGCGGTGAAGAGCACCGGGTACGCGTTCCAGATAGAGCTCACCTACCGCACCCTGAAGAAGGGCTTCACCGTGCGCGAGATTCCCATCGTCTTCGAGGACCGGCGCGTGGGCCACTCGAAGATGAGCAAGAAGATCTTCGCCGAGGCCCTCACCATGGTGTGGAAGCTGCGGCTCAAGGTGTAGCCCGGGGGGCGTGCCATGACGGGCTATCTGTCGTTGTTCCTGATGTCGCTGTCCGCGGTCTTCTTCGTGGTGGACCCCATCGGCGTGGTGCCGTTGTTCCTGGCGATGACGGCCGGGGACTCGCAGGAGAAGGTCCGCCGCACGGCGATGCGCGCGTGCATGGTGGCGTGCGGGATGATGCTGTTCTTCGCCCTGTTCGGCGGCGTCATCTTCAAGGTGTTCGGCGTGTCGCTGGGCGCCTTCCGCGTGGCCGGCGGCATCCTCCTGCTCATCACCGCGCTGGACATGCTCCGCGCCCGCCCGTCCGAGACGCGCACCACCCCCACCGAGGAACAGGAGGGCGTGGTGAAGGAGGATGTGGCCATCGTCCCGCTGGCCATCCCGCTGCTGTCGGGGCCCGGCGCCATCGCCACCGCCATGGTGCTGATGGCCAGGGGGGACTCGCTGACGTCCGCGATTCCGGTGCTGGCCGCCATCATCCTGACGTTCGTGGCCAGCTACTTCATCCTCCGCGCATCCGGGATGATTCAGCGCGTGCTGCGCCAGTCCGGCGTCGCGATTGTCGAGCGCGTCATGGGCCTCATCCTCGCCGCGATTGCGGTGCAGTTCATCGCGGACGGCGGCAAGGAGCTGCTCAGATAGGGCCGGGGGCCGCCACCCAGGAGGGGCCGTTGCGCTTCACCAGTCCCTGGGGCTTGCCCTCCAGGGTGAGTTGCTCCGGGCCCGCGCGGCGCGCGTCGTAGGCATAGCCGTCCTGCACCTCCTGGAGGTACACGACGACGGCGTCCAGCACGTTCTCCTGCACCACCTGGAAGGTGTCGTCCCCGCAGAGGGGCTCGTCGCCCTCGAAGAAGCGCTCCAGCATCGACTCCTCCGGACGGCGCACGTAGACGACCACCGGCGTGGGCTCCTCGCGCCCCTCCGAGGCCAGCTCGCTCACCAGCCGCGACGGCGTCGGCTCCTTCAGCACCGAGCGCACCAGCTGGCACTTCTCGGCCTCCGCCTCGCGCTTCACGGCGACAGGCGCCTGGTGCGCGCAGCCCGTGCTCCCCAACAGTCCCAGCCCCAGCGTCACCCAGGCCACCCGGTGGAATCGGCTCATCCGTCGTCTCCTCAAGTCGAATCCCGTCACAGCTTCCGCCACCGAGGAGGATACGGGGCCTGCTGAAGCACCGGATCCTCCACGGCGATGATGTACTCGGCGCGACGGTTGCCTGCCTCCGCCGTCTCGTCCGGCGTCGCCACCGCCGGCGACTGCTCGCCGAACCCCTCATAGAACACCGGCACGCGGAGGCCCCGCTTCCGGAAGTAGGTGGCCAGACTCTTCGCCCGCTTGAGCGACAGCTCGCGGTTGTCCGTCGTCGGGCCCACCGTGTCCGTGTGGCCCAGCACGTACAGCCGCAGCGCCGCGAAGCGTCCGTACTTCGCCAGTGACTCGGCGATGAGCGCGTGGCTCTTGTCCAGCTTGCTGCGCTCGGCCGCCGGCACGTCCGCGCTGCCCGAGGCGAAGTTCACCTCCTCGTGCGGGATGTCCACCTGCCAGGGGAAGAGGTCCAGCCCCATGTAGAACTCCGCGGTGTCGAAGGCCTTGAGCGAAATCTTCATCACCCGCCCCTCCTCCGCCGGCCACTTCAGCTCCAGCGGCGTGCCGGCCGCCTCGCCCTTGAAGGGCACCTCGCCGTCGAAGGCCTTCTTGCCGGTGTCCATCAACACCGTCAGGTCCACGCGGCCCGCCGGCCGGTTCAGCGTGAAGCGCAGCCGCCGCCCCGCGACGTCCACGTCCTCCTTGCGCACCTCCAGCTTCAGCGGGCCGTACAGCTCCGTGTCGAAGGACAGCGGCAGGGTGCCGGCTTCCGCGTCCGGGAAGCGCACCACCAGCTCCCCCTCGTAGTGGAAGCGGCCCTCGGGCTGCTCCAGCTCAATCCTCCGGACGATGCCCGGCTTGCCCCCACCCTTCACCTCCACCACCTTGCCGTCGCTGCGCTTCAGCTTCACCTCGAAGCCGGCGATGGGCTCCTCGATGTGGATGAGCAGCGTGGGCAGCTTCTCCCCCAGCGCGGCCCGGCCCTCCAGTGAAGCGCGGATGGCGTCCGCGAGCGCGGGGAGCGGCGAGCACAGGGCCAGACAGAGCAGCAGCAGACGGGGGTTCATCACGCGGCGTCGACCTCCGGCGTCACGAGCAGCGGGCCAACAGCAGCCCACCTGTGCGCATTTCCTCCGCGGCAGGGTAGGCCGAGGCTCCCGTCAGCGAAACGTCCCTGGGGGTGGACGTTGGAGGTGCGACGGTATTCACCCACTCCAGGGCTCCACGGAGAAGCAGCCAGGGAGGCAAGCCGCCCCCGCCCAGCCGCCCCAGGGCCCTCAGGGCACGCCGACAATGGTGATGCCAGCCGACTCGGCCCCGGCGAAGAGGGCGGGTGCGTCCAGCAGCACCGTGCGCCCTACCTCGAGCGCCAGCACCCGGGCGCCCACTTCCTTCATCACGTCCAGCGTGCGGGGGCCCACCGCCGGCAGGTCGAAGCGCAGGTCCTGCTGCGGCTTGCAGCGCTTCACCACCACGGCGCCACCTCCGCCGCCCAGCTTCCCGCCGCGGCGGATGGTCTCGTCCGTGCCCTCCACCGCCTCCAGCGCCAGCACGTGGCCGTTGTGCACCACCACCGTCTGGCCCACGTCGGCCTGGCCCAGCAGCACCGCCACCTCGCGCCCCAGCGCCACGTCCTTCTCCTGCGCCGGGTGGAGCTTCGGGCCCGCGAGGTGTCCCGCGGGGCACAGCACCTCGCCGAGGAAGTCCGTGGGGGCGATGATGGTGACGCCGCGCTGCTCGAAGTCCGCGGCCACCGCGCGCAGGAGCGCGTCGTCACGGAAGCTGCGCAGCCGGGAGATGATGCGCACCGCGCCCAGGTCCGGCCGGGCCTCCGCCAGCGCCCGCACCCGGCCGATGCCGCCCGCCATGGCCGCCTGCTTCACGCCGGCCTCGCGGAACGCCTTCTGGATGCGGTCCACCTGCCCCACCCGCACCCAGGTGAGCAGGCCCACTTCCGAGGCCAGCGCCGGGTCCGTCTCCCCCCGGTGCGCCACGGCCACCACTTCCAGGCCCCGCGCCCGCGCCGCGCGCGCGAAGAGGAAGGGCAGCTGGCCGTTGCCTGCGATGAGGCCGATGCGCTCCACCGCCGACTCCCCTTCCGCGCCCACGCGTTAGCGCGTCAGCCCGCGCTTGCTCTGCAGGACGAACTCGATGAGGTGGTCCACCTCGGAGTGGCCACTCAGCTCCGTGCGCAGCCGCGCCAGCGCGTCCTGAAGCCCCAGCTTGGAGCGGAACAGGATGCGGTGGGCCTCCTTGATGCGCTCAATCTGCTCCTTGGAGAAGCCGCTGCGCTCCAGGCCCACGGTGTTCAGGCCCACCAGCTCCGCGCGGTCACCCTGCGCCGTGGCGTAGGGGGGGATGTCCATGGTCACCATGGCGCCGCCGGAGATGAAGGCGTGCTTGCCCAGGCGGGTGAACTGGTGCACCGCCGCCAGGCCGCTGATGATGACGTGGTCCTCCATCGTCACGTGGCCCGCCAGCGCGGAGCCGTTGCCGATGCGGCAGCCGTCGCCCACGACGCAGTCGTGCGCCACGTGGCAGTTGGCCATGAAGAGGTTGCCACTGCCGATGCGCGTGCTGCCGCCGCCGCCCGCCGTGCCCTTGTGCAGGGTGACGAACTCACGAACCGTGTTGTCGTCGCCCAGCACCAGCTCCGTGTCCTCGCCCGCGTACTTCAAATCCTGCGGGTCCGCTCCCACGGAGGCGAACTGGAAGATGCGGTTGCGCGCGCCCAGCGTCGTGCGCCCCTCGATGACGACGTGAGGGCCGACCCGCGAGCCCTCACCCAGCGTCACCTGGGGACCGATGACCGAGTAGGGCCCGACCTCCACCGTCTCGTGCAGGCGGGCGTCGGGATGGACCACCGCGGTGGGATGAATCTGAGCCATTTCCTCTCCTATTACCGGCCGCGGTCAGGAAGCCGCGCTCTCGTCCGCCTTGGCGTTCTTGTCCACCACCGTGGCCAGGAACTCGCCCTCGGACACCTTCACGCCTTCCACCAACGCCGTGCCCTTCGTCTTCCATACCGCGCCCTTGTGGCGCAGTACTTCGATGACCAATTGCAGCCTGTCGCCGGGCACCACCGGCTTGCGGAACCGCGCGCCGTCCACGCCCATCAGGTAGGTCACCTTCTGGGCAGGGTCCATGTTCTCGCTCTTGTAGGCGAGGATGGCGGACGCCTGCGCCAGCGCCTCCAGGATGAGCACGCCCGGCATCACCGGGTGGCCGGGGAAGTGGCCGTTGAAGAAGGGCTCGTTGATGGTGACGTTCTTGTACGCCGTCAGCTTCTGGCCGGGGACGATTTCCACCACCCGGTCCACCAGGAGGAACGGGTAACGGTGCGGCAGGAGGTTCTGGATCTCCAAGATGTCCATCATGCGCCCTTCTCCTTCTCGAGCGTCTCCACCCTGCGCCGCAGGGCGCGAACTTCCTTGAGCAGGTCCGCCACCTGCCCCGCCGCGGCGCTGGCACGGAGCCAGTCCCGGTGGGGCACCGCCGGACTGCCGCTCACCACCTGCCCGTCCTCCACGTCATGCGCCACACCGGACTGGGCGCCGACCTTGGCCAAATCACCCACGCGGATGTGGCCCACCACGCCCACCTGCCCCGCCAGCACCACGCCGGTGCCAATCTCCGCCGAGCCGGACACGCCGGCCTGCGCGCAGATGAGCGACAGCGGGCCCACCTTCACGTTGTGGGCGATCTGCACCAGGTTGTCGAGCTTCGTGCCGCGGCCCACCACCGTCTCACCCACCGTCGCGCGGTCGATGCAGGTGCAGGCCCCCACCTCGACGTCGTCCTCGATTCGGACGATGCCCACCTGGGGAATCTTGAAGTGCTCCGGCCCCTCCGCCCCTTCCGGGTTGAAGGCGAAGCCGAAGCCGTCCGCCCCCACCACGGCCGAGGCATGGAGGATGACGCGCGCGCCGAGGATGCAGCCCTCGCGCACCGTGACGTTGGGATACAGGACGCAGTCCTCGCCCACCTGGGCGTGCTCGCCCACGTAGGCGCCGGGGTACAGCACCGTGCGCGCGCCCACGCGGGCGCCCGCGTCCACCGAGGCGCCCGGCAGCACCGAGGCCTCCGGGTGGACGGTGGCCTCCGGGTGCACCCACGCGCCGGGCCTCACGCCCGGAGCAGGCCGGGAGGCCGGGTGGAACAGCCGCAGCAGCTTCGCGTAGGCAAGGTGCGGGTTGGGCACCCGGACCAGCGCCACCCCGTCGCGGGGCGGCGTGTCGGCCCCCACCAGGACGGCGGAG is a genomic window containing:
- a CDS encoding PHP domain-containing protein — translated: MAKGVQAVLGTLLLLLGIAGLFAMPASCARYPVVLPKAGAPTWVRGAFHVHTTRSDGRGTPGEVARAAKTAGLDFVVLTDHNDFKPPAPAWVDGVLLVPGVEISTSEGHLAAFGMERPLEGVRPWMPPGDAVKAVAAAGGTAVLAHPVQQRNPWKDEESAREAPGFELYSADTFFRQAVRSPVSRLLPAVGAYLGNPGHGVMLLVSPEPEPGARFLELARERPHIAFCAHDAHGLPSYEAVFESLAMYLPPELVPSPLPTDAAEAAARVSRALGSGRAVCAFRALGEPAGFALEGLDPERREARVGDVLEVRLPGNPEEDVVRVEVWGDGRLRPDGRSVELTAEGVVHVEVWARGPGRFFGTEWRPWIVPSPVRVVPRGPGI
- a CDS encoding ABC transporter ATP-binding protein, yielding MFPVLLRLLRYARPHVGLLVVAFVGSAVVGLAVGAYAYLTGPALRFLLSGGQEGFASAQRVPWLADLPREAALWGFPVLMLVVGAAKGVGYLTQFYFMGMFAQRVSKDLRRELFVRLTSLSPSQLARQRTGDLLSRFSSDVTAVEAAAMYTVGAYLRDTLQAIILTGVALSMSPLLGGVMLLVVPLAALPASRLMRKVLKRTREGQTQLGNLAGQLHEGLGGLRTIQAFNGQEAELARFSAHARAHEKALVSAAWARGAVPGLMEVLAAAALAGALAYAAGARLMPPEALLSLLTAVILVYQPVKELGRVTQFAVQAGAAGERLFELLDLKHPVEDAPDAVPAPPLSRNLVLEGVRFSYGERVALDGLTLELKAGQVTALVGGSGGGKSTVTSMLLRFERPQKGQLLLDGVDADRYTAKSVREQFALVTQEPLLFHGTVLDNLRYARPDATREEVEAAARVAHADGFIRALPEGYDTRIGERGVTLSGGQRQRLCIARAVLARAPVLVLDEATSSLDPESEREVQAALAAVLPGRTALVIAHRLSTVVNADVLHVMEAGRAVESGTHAELLQRGGRYASLWKLQTEGPLEKGAA
- a CDS encoding DUF4388 domain-containing protein; its protein translation is MKTLLLAESHPPTLEHLKGLLSQAGYTVRAVNDPVTAMEHFAADNPAVVVLAVDLPRVEGAHVVHLIRAHSQGARVPIVAIDKGHLGRARGVAAVLDLKVNAYIADPLKPGELVPRLEALVRAAQAVPATGLSATLSKPAVNSGDLRGYPLPGLLHSLYRLRRDGVLVAAHRDLSRRVYFLRGGAVSYDSSSKADSLPRFLVDRKVLTVPQSERVVEALASGLRIGAALADAGVEAAGEELLQLLRDYTRERLERVLGMREGRYAFYSGDEFTAEVASVEVPPLAPVLAGARRCFPLKVMAASLRGNLGEYPVRSSEFGRDLQPMALDTDDLKIAMQVNGRIVLRDLLAHGRGELGKAVSLLWFLKLTGGVTFSPTPVATGTDVLSNAVLPDRIAPRKRKALPLETAASLREEAVRIITRSYFGSLGLDIAADTEAVERAYHETAMRFHPDTYAEYDILDLRDLLESVQEKLSASYRVLSVDEKRKAYLQYLFSRLDVGRNTAVVVEAEIALRRGESALKRLDFTTAMRAFEEAVTHNPNEPEYYAWLAWATYQAAPGALLVRAQKAQKVLKKALSLGPYVERLHIIAAIIDTDLGDAPLARKKLLKVLEYNPYSQLAKAALRKVGR
- the lpxB gene encoding lipid-A-disaccharide synthase, with the protein product MTPPPRILVVAGEASGDTHAAELVAALQARRPDLTFFGMGGPRLAARGVELLFDAREVSVMGITEVLPRIPRILQILKGLANAAAERRPDVAILVDIPDFNLRLAEKLKALGVPVAYYVSPMIWAWRRGRVRTIKRLVDRMLCILPFEEAFYQEAGVSARYVGSPVVEQVPAPDSPAVFRERLGLAKDAPTLALLPGSRMSEIRRLLPTMVDAAKRLAAERPGLQVVVPVASTIPREEVESRFAGSGLSPILIEGRAPEVVGASDAAVVASGTAVLEAGLMQRPLVVVYRVSLITYWVGRLMLKVAFVSLVNLLAGRKVVPELLQGEMTPERIADEVRRVWMPGAPREEMLRGLAEMRGRLGETGAATRAAEAVLELLPPRPV
- a CDS encoding polyprenol monophosphomannose synthase, producing MNPALVCIPTYNERENIEAIVQAVLKADARVDILVVDDNSPDGTGQLADGLAAKDSRVRVLHREKKEGLGRAYLAAFRWALAQGYTYILEMDADFSHDPRYLPGFLDAAQAGADLVLGSRYVTGGGTVNWGVGRQIISRGGSLYARSILGVGIRDLTGGFKCFHRRVLESIDLDAVKSTGYAFQIELTYRTLKKGFTVREIPIVFEDRRVGHSKMSKKIFAEALTMVWKLRLKV
- a CDS encoding MarC family protein, encoding MTGYLSLFLMSLSAVFFVVDPIGVVPLFLAMTAGDSQEKVRRTAMRACMVACGMMLFFALFGGVIFKVFGVSLGAFRVAGGILLLITALDMLRARPSETRTTPTEEQEGVVKEDVAIVPLAIPLLSGPGAIATAMVLMARGDSLTSAIPVLAAIILTFVASYFILRASGMIQRVLRQSGVAIVERVMGLILAAIAVQFIADGGKELLR
- a CDS encoding OmpA family protein; translated protein: MNPRLLLLCLALCSPLPALADAIRASLEGRAALGEKLPTLLIHIEEPIAGFEVKLKRSDGKVVEVKGGGKPGIVRRIELEQPEGRFHYEGELVVRFPDAEAGTLPLSFDTELYGPLKLEVRKEDVDVAGRRLRFTLNRPAGRVDLTVLMDTGKKAFDGEVPFKGEAAGTPLELKWPAEEGRVMKISLKAFDTAEFYMGLDLFPWQVDIPHEEVNFASGSADVPAAERSKLDKSHALIAESLAKYGRFAALRLYVLGHTDTVGPTTDNRELSLKRAKSLATYFRKRGLRVPVFYEGFGEQSPAVATPDETAEAGNRRAEYIIAVEDPVLQQAPYPPRWRKL
- a CDS encoding LpxI family protein, coding for MERIGLIAGNGQLPFLFARAARARGLEVVAVAHRGETDPALASEVGLLTWVRVGQVDRIQKAFREAGVKQAAMAGGIGRVRALAEARPDLGAVRIISRLRSFRDDALLRAVAADFEQRGVTIIAPTDFLGEVLCPAGHLAGPKLHPAQEKDVALGREVAVLLGQADVGQTVVVHNGHVLALEAVEGTDETIRRGGKLGGGGGAVVVKRCKPQQDLRFDLPAVGPRTLDVMKEVGARVLALEVGRTVLLDAPALFAGAESAGITIVGVP
- the lpxA gene encoding acyl-ACP--UDP-N-acetylglucosamine O-acyltransferase, whose amino-acid sequence is MAQIHPTAVVHPDARLHETVEVGPYSVIGPQVTLGEGSRVGPHVVIEGRTTLGARNRIFQFASVGADPQDLKYAGEDTELVLGDDNTVREFVTLHKGTAGGGGSTRIGSGNLFMANCHVAHDCVVGDGCRIGNGSALAGHVTMEDHVIISGLAAVHQFTRLGKHAFISGGAMVTMDIPPYATAQGDRAELVGLNTVGLERSGFSKEQIERIKEAHRILFRSKLGLQDALARLRTELSGHSEVDHLIEFVLQSKRGLTR
- the fabZ gene encoding 3-hydroxyacyl-ACP dehydratase FabZ, translating into MMDILEIQNLLPHRYPFLLVDRVVEIVPGQKLTAYKNVTINEPFFNGHFPGHPVMPGVLILEALAQASAILAYKSENMDPAQKVTYLMGVDGARFRKPVVPGDRLQLVIEVLRHKGAVWKTKGTALVEGVKVSEGEFLATVVDKNAKADESAAS